TATACGTTAAAAACGAGAGTTTTAGCTTTACTCTTTCCGCTCCTTCCCGGCATTTAGGGAATTGTTATTTGTTTTAGTAGAAGATGACAAACAAAAGAGCCTTTATTCCTCCCGAGCTAGCTCACGAACTTGTAAAAAACATCCGACTCCTTGCCTTATCCGGCAAAAAGAATTTTCGACAATATCTTTATGACCCGTTAGTTTATGCCGGTTGGGAAAGAGATAAAGCACATCTCGCCGCATCCACGGGAAAGTTGATGGACAAGATCCAGGAAGATTCCGCAGATCCGGCTTACCAACATGCGATCGCACTTCATTGCAAAAGACTGATCTCTCAAGGATTGACGGAAGGATTTTCCGCATTGGGAGATTCTTGTATTTTCTTTTTGGATAAAATGCAGGAAGAACCGAATTTGGCCGCGTCGAACGAAGCCACCGAGTTTGTGTTAGCCGTAGAGAAACCTTTGAAGGAATTTGCAAAAATCACTAGCGACACAAACGAGAAAAAATTCGAAGAGTCCGTTCAGAATCTTTCTGTTGATGAGATGAAATCCGCATTCGATCCGGTTCGATTGGACGGAACGCGTAAGAAAGTTTATCTGGAAACGGAACTACATACTTTGTATCAGCAAGTTCTTGTAGCAACCAAGTCGAACAATTTGGCAAAATGTAAAAAATTATTATCCCGTTATATCATTACTTATAACGAATCTGAAAATTATAACAAATCGGAAGTGGAGACTTTGCTCATCGCATTGGATAAAAGAGAGAACGGATTCCGTCAAAATCTATGGGATTCCCTTGCGATTGAAATTTATTATTCCGTTACCCGTGGGATTATGGAAGGAAATGCCAAAAAGGCGATCCTTGGAATTCGGAAATATGCATATATATTCGAAGGTGATCCCAACGCAAAATTCTATTATGAAATAGATGCACTGGAACGAAAGTTATACGGTATTATACAGGCTAAAGATTTGATGAAGGATCTGAGGAAGGGAACGTAATGGCTAATATAAAAATTTCGGAAAAACCTGACGGTGATCGTACTGTTATGCAAGTGGCGGGTGAGATTGATGCGAAAACAGCCCCCGAATTAAAGGTCAAATTGGAACTTGCGATCGGGAACGGAGCGGTCAAGATAGTGCTGGATTTTTCTTCCCTTACTTATATTTCTTCCGCAGGGATCGGGGTATTGAATTCGATTCAAAAGTTTTTAAAAGACAAATCGGGAGAAATCATTCTTTGCGGTTTGAGTAAAGAAGTAAAGGACACGATGGATTTGATGTACTTTACGAAGAAAGTAAAAGTATTTGCAAACCTGGAAGGAGCTTTGGCGAGTTTGTAGGTTTTGCCTGTGAAACCTGATAATGAGAAAACTTATATCTTTCCGAATGATCTGGATTCTTTATCCGAAGTCAGGAAAGAGGTTCGATCGTTTTTGGGAGAAAAATGTCCCGATCTGACCAAAGGCAGGATTGTATTTTGCCTGGATGAAGTTATAACAAATGTTATAGAGCATGGATTTCCCGAACCGAAGGAATCCGAAATCCTTCTTACGATGCAAAACCGTTCCAAAGAATGGAAGTTCATCATTAATGATAAAGGGATTTCTTTTGACCCCACGAAATTAAAAAGCGAAACCTGGAAAGAATTGTACGAATCCGGCGCCGACGGTGGATTTGGGCTTCGTTCCGTTAAAAAAATCATGACAATCAAATACAAACGGTTGAAATCTCCTCCCGGAAATAAACTAACACTTATATATTCTAAGGAAGCCGATGAATAAGAAAAAAATCCTACGTACCATTTTGCCGGGAATACGAACCAAACTCAGTTTTTTCACGGCAATTCTAGTGATTTCGATTTTGGCGGTTACCACTGCAATCCATTACAATCAGCAGAAAAACGCGCTGGAAGACAAGTTGGATGCTGAACTCAAAACTCCATTGGAATATATCAATTCAGCGGTTTTGGATTTGGAAAATTTGAATCGAAGTCTGGTAATGATTGAAGAATTTAAGGTTCGGGTTCGGGAAAAGAAAAAAGAGTTAAGTAAGTTTAAGCTAACAGTTGTTAGCAAGGAAACGGGATTTTTAGGCTCTCTGAAGGCACTC
The nucleotide sequence above comes from Leptospira kobayashii. Encoded proteins:
- a CDS encoding ATP-binding protein, giving the protein MKPDNEKTYIFPNDLDSLSEVRKEVRSFLGEKCPDLTKGRIVFCLDEVITNVIEHGFPEPKESEILLTMQNRSKEWKFIINDKGISFDPTKLKSETWKELYESGADGGFGLRSVKKIMTIKYKRLKSPPGNKLTLIYSKEADE
- a CDS encoding STAS domain-containing protein; its protein translation is MANIKISEKPDGDRTVMQVAGEIDAKTAPELKVKLELAIGNGAVKIVLDFSSLTYISSAGIGVLNSIQKFLKDKSGEIILCGLSKEVKDTMDLMYFTKKVKVFANLEGALASL